One genomic region from Manis pentadactyla isolate mManPen7 chromosome 12, mManPen7.hap1, whole genome shotgun sequence encodes:
- the LOC118909804 gene encoding olfactory receptor 7A10-like: MYLITVFGNLLIILAVSSDSRMHTPMYFFLCNLSFVDICFTSTTIPKMLLNIQTQSKAITYAGCISQMYFFLLFVGMDDCLLTVMAYDRYMAICHPLHYTVIMNTWLCGLLVLVSWLSAVSLFYCTGLGVYLSSALTPSSPSGAAASLMYTVVTPMLNPFIYSLRNKDIKGALKRFHVKESKN; the protein is encoded by the exons ATGTACCTGATCACTGTGTTTGGGAACTTGCTCATCATCCTGGCTGTCAGCTCAGACTCCCGcatgcacacacccatgtacttcttcctctgcaacctgtcctttgtggacatctgcttcacctccaccaccatccccaagATGCTGCTGAACATACAGACCCAGAGCAAAGCCATAACCTATGCAGGCTGCATCAGCCAGATgtactttttcctactttttgtaGGGATGGATGACTGCCTCCTGACTGTGATGGCCTATGATCGGTACatggccatctgccaccccctGCACTACACGGTCATCATGAACACCTGGCTCTGTGGACTGCTGGTCCTGGTGTCCTGG CTGTCTGCTGTCTCCTTATTTTATTGTACAGGCCTAGGGGTATACCTCAGCTCTGCTCTTACTCCCAGCTCACCCTCAGGTGCAGCAGCCTCATTGATGTACACCGTAGTCAcacccatgctgaaccccttcatctacagtctGAGGAACAAAGATATAAAGGGTGCTTTGAAAAGATTCCATGTGAAGGAATCTAAGAACTAA